A stretch of Prunus dulcis chromosome 6, ALMONDv2, whole genome shotgun sequence DNA encodes these proteins:
- the LOC117629606 gene encoding uncharacterized protein LOC117629606 isoform X1 — MACCGRPNRSDIHLSNEEEAEIESKTREFFDGVTPKRHTKPQRSEYTSSQYVDALSNPNKESEIPELVEFQRLENDTEQKIVVNGSEVGEEFVETDYYKDLNCVDKQHHTTGTGFIKVPNKSDKNYNLAPDTNTDCHASCQCNPATNDWIPDAADSAPRPSGKPGRSEN; from the exons atggcgTGCTGTGGGAGGCCAAACAGGAGTGACATTCATTTGTCAAATGAAGAAGAGGCAGAGATAGAGTCAAAGACAAGAGAATTCTTCGATGGAGTCACTCCCAAACGTCACACTAAGCCTCAACGTAGCGAATACACATCATCTCAATACGTCGATGCTCTCTCTAACCCAAATAAAGAATCAGAAATTCCTGAACTTGTTGAGTTCCAACGTCTGGAAAATGATACTGAG CAGAAAATAGTTGTTAATGGAAGTGAGGTTGGGGAGGAGTTTGTGGAAACAGATTACTATAAGGATCTGAATTGTGTTGACAAGCAGCACCACACAACAGGAACAGGGTTTATCAAAGTACCCAACAAAAGTGACAAAAATTACAACCTGGCACCTGATACGAACACTGACTGCCATGCCTCTTGCCAGTGTAACCCAGCAACCAATGACTGGATCCCAGATGCTGCTGATTCA GCACCCCGTCCTTCAGGCAAGCCAGGCAGGAGTGAGAATTAG
- the LOC117629606 gene encoding uncharacterized protein LOC117629606 isoform X2 produces MACCGRPNRSDIHLSNEEEAEIESKTREFFDGVTPKRHTKPQRSEYTSSQYVDALSNPNKESEIPELVEFQRLENDTEKIVVNGSEVGEEFVETDYYKDLNCVDKQHHTTGTGFIKVPNKSDKNYNLAPDTNTDCHASCQCNPATNDWIPDAADSAPRPSGKPGRSEN; encoded by the exons atggcgTGCTGTGGGAGGCCAAACAGGAGTGACATTCATTTGTCAAATGAAGAAGAGGCAGAGATAGAGTCAAAGACAAGAGAATTCTTCGATGGAGTCACTCCCAAACGTCACACTAAGCCTCAACGTAGCGAATACACATCATCTCAATACGTCGATGCTCTCTCTAACCCAAATAAAGAATCAGAAATTCCTGAACTTGTTGAGTTCCAACGTCTGGAAAATGATACTGAG AAAATAGTTGTTAATGGAAGTGAGGTTGGGGAGGAGTTTGTGGAAACAGATTACTATAAGGATCTGAATTGTGTTGACAAGCAGCACCACACAACAGGAACAGGGTTTATCAAAGTACCCAACAAAAGTGACAAAAATTACAACCTGGCACCTGATACGAACACTGACTGCCATGCCTCTTGCCAGTGTAACCCAGCAACCAATGACTGGATCCCAGATGCTGCTGATTCA GCACCCCGTCCTTCAGGCAAGCCAGGCAGGAGTGAGAATTAG